Proteins encoded together in one Mycobacterium sp. MS1601 window:
- a CDS encoding aromatic ring-hydroxylating oxygenase subunit alpha, producing the protein MNGLNRFWHPLTTSERVAEQPRRFTLLDDYVVAYRDDEGNVAAFRDICIHRGAALSLGWVRDGKLVCPYHGWQYNREGACVRIPSRPEGTAIPAAAKAYKYAVQERYGLIWVAVDDPELGVPDFPGDIYDQPGWHSFISYNEIWQTSAARAVENFMDFSHFPYVHEGLLGTEDNAEIAPYVVEKREDGLHYWLEQEEPSDLYGAGGSQLVRYEYTLVVPFTIHLKKIEVGTGRETIITQFTSPQTAKTTELFVFIVRNHSHDDPDSKFGDFTNKIMEQDRVIVESQRPEQLPESLREELHIKVPDSASLLYRQRLASLAKVEVSGPYGA; encoded by the coding sequence ATGAACGGACTCAACCGGTTCTGGCATCCGCTGACCACCTCGGAGCGGGTGGCAGAACAGCCTCGCCGCTTCACCCTGCTCGATGACTACGTGGTTGCCTACCGCGACGACGAAGGCAACGTCGCGGCGTTCCGCGACATCTGCATCCACCGTGGTGCGGCGCTGTCGCTGGGCTGGGTGCGTGACGGCAAGCTGGTGTGCCCGTACCACGGTTGGCAGTACAACCGCGAGGGCGCCTGTGTGCGCATCCCCTCGCGGCCCGAAGGCACCGCCATTCCCGCCGCGGCCAAGGCGTACAAGTACGCGGTGCAGGAGCGCTACGGCCTCATCTGGGTTGCCGTCGATGACCCGGAGTTGGGAGTGCCCGACTTCCCGGGTGACATCTACGACCAGCCCGGCTGGCATTCGTTCATCAGCTACAACGAGATCTGGCAGACCTCGGCCGCCCGCGCCGTCGAGAACTTCATGGACTTCTCGCATTTCCCGTACGTCCACGAAGGGCTGCTGGGCACCGAGGACAACGCCGAGATCGCGCCCTACGTCGTGGAGAAGCGCGAGGACGGCCTGCACTACTGGCTGGAACAGGAAGAGCCCAGCGATCTCTACGGCGCAGGCGGGTCTCAGCTGGTGCGCTACGAGTACACCCTGGTGGTCCCGTTCACCATCCATCTGAAGAAGATCGAGGTGGGCACCGGTCGCGAGACCATCATCACCCAGTTCACCTCGCCGCAGACGGCGAAGACCACCGAGCTGTTCGTCTTCATCGTGCGCAACCACAGCCACGACGACCCCGACAGCAAGTTCGGCGACTTCACCAACAAGATCATGGAGCAGGATCGCGTGATCGTGGAAAGCCAGCGGCCCGAACAGCTTCCGGAGTCACTGCGCGAGGAGCTGCACATCAAGGTGCCCGACTCGGCGAGCCTGCTCTACCGTCAGCGCCTGGCCTCGCTGGCCAAGGTCGAGGTCTCCGGACCGTACGGGGCCTGA